Proteins from one Sabethes cyaneus chromosome 2, idSabCyanKW18_F2, whole genome shotgun sequence genomic window:
- the LOC128737743 gene encoding uncharacterized protein LOC128737743, translated as MNYKLLVCCCLLVPLVASLPQEEGLRSLLLQRSRQRSKGQFAQTENDVYKHEDQSRPGIPIADNLETKNEATESTVDAAPTGTTPTLTKKGLHSLLSYKKNQLLGKEAKAKALAEGSESSTPSSSSTASDSSAASDDLSSTSTGTTRRTRPTRPGGSRVTPTRITTSRTPRTTTKRSATTSTEATVSTTSRTTRARRGRPTRPSKLASLSTAAQSDAPTSTAAAAAAAPTTSTTTTTTTTTTTTKAAPSTAAALVASPEATVPVSSSTGSSSSSTSTSTSTSTTTSTSTSTPDAKHKPVATSEEDDAVVITASSAELSTGENSVAPK; from the exons ATGAATTACAAACTGTTGGTTTGCTGTTGCCTTTTGGTGCCTCTGGTGGCGTCATTACCCCAAGAGGAAGGGCTTCGATCGTTACTGTTGCAGAGGTCTCGCCAGAGAAGTAAAGGTCAGTTTGCACAGACGGAAAACGATG TATATAAGCACGAAGATCAGAGTCGTCCTGGAATTCCAATTGCAGACAACCTAGAGACGAAAAATGAGGCAACCGAATCTACAGTGGATGCTGCACCAACGGGCACCACACCAACACTCACTAAGAAAGGGCTTCACTCATTGTTgtcatataaaaaaaatcaattgttaGGTAAAGAAGCCAAAGCCAAAGCCCTTGCTGAAGGAAGTGAAAGCAGCACACCTTCCTCGTCGAGTACCGCTTCTGACTCCTCAGCTGCGTCAGATGATCTGTCCTCGACTTCAACCGGCACGACACGTCGTACTCGTCCCACACGTCCAGGTGGCAGTCGTGTTACTCCTACCCGCATTACCACTTCACGTACTCCAAGAACCACCACCAAACGTAGTGCGACAACATCAACCGAGGCTACCGTCTCGACAACGTCCAGGACAACACGAGCTCGTCGAGGACGTCCAACTAGACCATCGAAACTAGCGTCACTCAGCACTGCTGCCCAATCAGATGCCCCCACGTCAACTgcagcggcagcggcggcggcgccGACAAcgtcgacaacaacaacaactacaacaacgACCACCACGACCAAAGCAGCCCCCTCGACTGCTGCAGCTCTTGTAGCTTCACCGGAAGCCACAGTTCCCGTATCTTCAAGtaccggcagcagcagcagcagcacatcgACTTCCACGTCAACGTCTACAACGACATCGACTTCGACTTCCACGCCAGATGCTAAACACAAGCCTGTTGCTACGAGCGAGGAAGATGACGCCGTTGTGATTACGGCGTCCTCGGCTGAGCTGTCCACCGGCGAAAACTCCGTCGCTCCTAAGTAG